The genomic DNA AATAACCGATACGCTGTTATTGTGGCGGGCGGAAGCGGCAGCCGTATGCAAAGCCAAACGCCCAAACAATTTATTGCTGTGCGTCAATTGCCTGTGCTCATGCACACGCTGCACCGTTTTGCGCAACATGTTTTACCCCAAAAGATTCGTTTGGTGTTGCCTGCGGCGCATTTCCAGACATGGAATGAATTATGTGCGCAATATAATTTTTCGTTGCCTGTGCAAGTGGTTGAGGGCGGAAATTCGCGCTTTCAGTCGGTGCGCAATGGCCTGAAAACCATTGAAAACAGCAGTTCGGAAGCATTGGTGGCCATACACGATGGCGTGCGGCCTTTGGTGTCGGGGCAGGTAATTGAGCAATGTTTTGAGCAAGCACAAATTTACGGCAATGCCGTGGCCAGTGTCGCCCTGAAAGATTCTATTCGGCAAATATTGCCTGATGGCGCGTCTCAAGCGGTTGATAGGCAGCTGTTTAGGTTAGTTCAGACACCCCAAACTTTTGCGTTGCCCTTGATTGCGGCTGCGTATGATGTAGAAGAAACGGCTTTTTTTACGGATGATGCCTCTGTGGCAGAAGCCTACGGTGCAACGATTCGGCTCGTAGAAGGCAATTACGAAAACATTAAAATCACGACTCCTGAAGATTTGGCTATTGCCGAAGCATTTTTGAATTAAGGTTTTGTAAAATACTAAAACACTCTATGCAGAAATGGGTATATTTGCGTTTTAATTGAGTACATTTATACTCCATTTCTTCCTTATTGCAACTTGCTGCCATGAAAATAACTCCCTTAGAAATCAGACAGAAAACCTTTGAAAAGAAGTCCTTTGGAGGCTACGATAAAGACGAGGTGCAGGCCTATCTTACTTCGTTGTCGCAGGCGTGGGAACGCGTCATGGACGAAAACAAAGAGTTAAAAATCCGTCTGGAAACTGCCGACCGTGAGGTACAAAAGCTCCGTGAGGTAGAAAGTTCTTTGTTCAAAACCCTCAAAACTGCCGAAGAAACAGGCGCAAATTTGGTGGAACAAGCCAACAAAACGGCTGCCCTCAATATTCGCGAAGCCCAAATCAAGGCCGAATCTTTGCTTAAAGATGCCAAATGGCAAGCCAAATCCATTATAGAAGATGCTGAAAAGCAGGCCAAAGAAATAGAACGCGAATGCAGAGGCATCGAAAATACGCGCGATAATTTTATTGCGGAATTGCGGAATTTGGCTAACGATTTATTGGACAAAGCCGAGCGTTCGCGCCAAAAA from Flexibacter flexilis DSM 6793 includes the following:
- a CDS encoding 2-C-methyl-D-erythritol 4-phosphate cytidylyltransferase — translated: MNNRYAVIVAGGSGSRMQSQTPKQFIAVRQLPVLMHTLHRFAQHVLPQKIRLVLPAAHFQTWNELCAQYNFSLPVQVVEGGNSRFQSVRNGLKTIENSSSEALVAIHDGVRPLVSGQVIEQCFEQAQIYGNAVASVALKDSIRQILPDGASQAVDRQLFRLVQTPQTFALPLIAAAYDVEETAFFTDDASVAEAYGATIRLVEGNYENIKITTPEDLAIAEAFLN
- a CDS encoding DivIVA domain-containing protein; the protein is MKITPLEIRQKTFEKKSFGGYDKDEVQAYLTSLSQAWERVMDENKELKIRLETADREVQKLREVESSLFKTLKTAEETGANLVEQANKTAALNIREAQIKAESLLKDAKWQAKSIIEDAEKQAKEIERECRGIENTRDNFIAELRNLANDLLDKAERSRQKAQPTHYVSQPEREAFKAQLQDVEKPIEVVETPIVAPTPVIAVATPEPVAVPEPPAAVYVAPEPKEEVPETKKGGSFFDQIG